The following coding sequences are from one Haliotis asinina isolate JCU_RB_2024 chromosome 3, JCU_Hal_asi_v2, whole genome shotgun sequence window:
- the LOC137278849 gene encoding cubilin-like → MKEEMFSRRFLLGTLLCLVLGFQDAVPEACNKTLQVESYEQTLDSIGYPTGYGSNVNCWWRIETLRYGEHVMVSIMDADIEVSPNCTADSLTIYDGNSRFGDVLTIFCGTGNKQFISKGTSLFIEFKTNNLINKKGFELRYYGGKIITDCGGPLTATATEKTLRSPSVKHISYLMCDWVISAQTSDQTIILESDIFIHESKDCWADRVSLYNGQVATESELLAHACSSYNMPLQSSGSTILVRARTHLRALVHYDYFSIKYKSVSNRMCNMTMKAGDVPRYILSPGYPNDYLSNLNCVWVLTATSKHVIALDIMYNVFDQSTDCVNDFVQVYDTNNANEPLGPLCGVHNRTLITRGNLMTVIFKTNGVGSGFGFRLKYRMLYYEDYYFTTQAPTATALTATSTPQNLTSPGYPVHYYNNKYYLWTISSGSPTWLVRIKVLSSDMDNMDLTCKLDFISVYDGPTTSSPLLMNICDQMTPTLQSTGSSLTVTFQTDSNSVYKGFLMEYYEVPASDVLTTPSPTVTTLTADSSPRNLMSPGFPVAYANDEEDIWVITAAKHNQVVRVRTLQFDLQYSEDCTKDYLAFYDGSTVNDPLLKIKCHRTSETIDSTGPSITLKFTTDSRLFRKGFQLEYYSITELQPNACNGTVTASNREKYLTTPGYPGLYSNNIDCAWTIRAVYGTHITVKVLDADIETSPGCKNDFVQVIDVADGSKELGRFCGTDKNTYVSSGLEVEIAIHSDGNTRGRGFKIMYTVGEQRTTATYAATTFSAPSDGATIHLASGLLIVVFALILNSLKTLTLDNGCYW, encoded by the exons ATGAAGGAGGAGATGTTTAGCAGGCGGTTTCTTCTGGGCACATTGCTGTGCCTGGTGTTGGGATTTCAAGATGCAG TACCAGAGGCCTGTAATAAGACTCTTCAAGTAGAAAGCTATGAGCAGACTCTTGATTCTATTGGATACCCAACTGGTTATGGAAg TAATGTCAACTGCTGGTGGAGGATAGAGACGTTGAGGTATGGGGagcatgtcatggtatccatCATGGATGCTGACATTGAAGTGTCACCTAACTGTACTGCTGACAGTCTGACGATTTATGACG GAAACAGTCGATTCGGTGACGTGCTTACAATCTTCTGTGGAACCGgaaataaacagtttatcagCAAAGGAACATCTCTGTTCATAGAATTCAAGACAAATAATCTCATCAACAAGAAGGGATTTGAACTTAGATATTACGGTGGAAAAA TTATAACTGATTGTGGAGGTCCACTCACGGCCACAGCAACTGAGAAAACCCTCAGATCACCTTCTGTGAAACATATCAG TTATCTAATGTGTGACTGGGTAATCTCTGCCcaaaccagtgatcaaacaATCATCCTTGAGTCGgatattttcattcatgaaagCAAAGATTGCTGGGCCGATAGGGTGTCCCTATATAACGGACAGGTTGCCACCG AATCGGAGCTATTAGCTCATGCCTGCAGCTCCTACAATATGCCGTTACAGAGTTCGGGAAGCACAATCCTTGTTCGAGCACGAACACACTTGAGGGCTCTTGTACATTATGATTATTTTAGCATAAAGTACAAATCTGTTTCCA ATCGTATGTGCAACATGACGATGAAGGCGGGAGATGTTCCCAGGTACATCCTATCCCCTGGCTACCCAAATGACTACCTTAg TAATTTAAATTGTGTCTGGGTCTTAACGGCAACGTCCAAGCACGTTATTGCCTTGGACATTATGTACAACGTCTTCGATCAAAGcactgactgtgtgaatgattttgtccaagtttacgACA CGAATAATGCCAATGAACCGTTAGGACCACTGTGTGGGGTCCACAATCGCACGTTAATCACGCGGGGAAACCTTATGACAGTTATCTTCAAAACCAATGGCGTTGGTTCCGGGTTTGGGTTTCGACTGAAATACAGAATGTTATACTATGAGG ATTACTACTTCACCACACAGGCTCCAACAGCAACTGCACTTACAGCAACATCGACTCCACAGAACCTTACGTCTCCCGGCTACCCTGTCCATTATTACAA TAACAAATATTACTTATGGACGATATCTTCCGGATCGCCGACCTGGCTTGTCCGAATAAAGGTGTTATCTTCCGACATGGATAATATGGATTTAACCTGTAAATTGGATTTTATCAGCGTCTATGATG GGCCAACAACTTCCAGTCCACTGCTGATGAATATTTGTGACCAGATGACCCCAACACTCCAGAGTACCGGATCATCTCTGACGGTCACCTTCCAGACGGACTCAAACTCCGTTTATAAAGGTTTCCTAATGGAGTACTACGAAGTGCCAG CAAGCGATGTCCTAACCACGCCCTCACCTACAGTGACAACACTCACAGCCGACAGCAGCCCTAGGAACTTAATGTCACCTGGATTCCCAGTCGCATATGCTAA TGACGAAGAGGATATCTGGGTCATCACGGCAGCCAAACACAATCAAGTGGTCCGAGTTCGAACTTTGCAGTTCGACTTACAATACAGCGAAGATTGTACCAAAGACTATCTCGCCTTCTATGACG GTAGCACTGTGAATGACCCTTTACTGAAGATTAAATGTCATCGGACAAGTGAAACGATTGACAGTACAGGTCCCTCCATTACGCTCAAGTTCACCACTGACAGCAGATTGTTTAGGAAAGGATTCCAGTTAGAGTATTACTCAATCACAG AGCTTCAACCCAACGCTTGCAACGGAACTGTCACTGCCTCCAACCGTGAGAAGTACCTGACAACACCAGGATACCCGGGACTCTactccaa CAATATAGACTGTGCGTGGACAATACGGGCTGTGTATGGGACACATATAACAGTAAAAGTGCTGGATGCAGACATCGAGACTTCACCAGGCTGCAAAAACGACTTCGTACAGGTCATTGATG TTGCAGACGGCTCTAAGGAACTCGGCCGCTTCTGCGGCACGGACAAGAACACTTACGTCAGTTCTGGGTTGGAAGTCGAGATCGCTATCCACAGTGATGGTAACACAAGAGGACGTGGCTTTAAAATAATGTACACTGTAGGAGAACAACGCACTACAGCTACGTATGCGGCAACTACAT TTTCAGCACCTTCCGATGGAGCTACAATTCACCTGGCCAGTGGACTACTGATTGTGGTCTTTGCCCTTATTCTGAACTCGCTCAAGACGTTGACTTTGGACAATGGTTGCTATTGGTAA